Proteins found in one Lepisosteus oculatus isolate fLepOcu1 chromosome 22, fLepOcu1.hap2, whole genome shotgun sequence genomic segment:
- the vps37ba gene encoding VPS37B subunit of ESCRT-I a, whose amino-acid sequence MSGFGNKLSSFSISQLNELLEDDEKLNKMIQEMDEVQDVQHMKETTLASNRSLAEQNLMHQPKLECLKMQLTKKYQELQDCFEAHQMKTSKLDNRAGSGSIDTLLALLQAEGAKIEEETENMADSFLEGESALDVFVDEYQSKRKLAHLRRVKIDKLREMVLKGHRLPQAPVKLPRLPETRAAAAAPESTPPTFAVDTSTPPAPLPRRVPPLPPVQPVPASVASSTPQAAPLPYPASPYPPIPPRAGHALPTPNLQPGYPNAYIPPYGPPPIPQRPPPHLAPQPGFIMQ is encoded by the exons ATGTCCGGGTTCGGTAACAAATTGAGTTCTTTCTCCATCTCGCAGCTAAACGAGTTGCTGGAAGACGATGAAAAACTCAACAAAATGATCCAAGAGATGGATGAG GTGCAGGATGTGCAGCATATGAAAGAGACGACGCTGGCCAGCAATCGCAGCCTTGCAGAACAGAACCTCATGCACCAGCCCAAACTGGAGTGCCTGAAGATGCAGTTAACCAAGAAATATCAGGAGCTCCAGGACTGCTTTGAGGCACATCAGATGAAGACGTCCAAGCTAG ATAACCGTGCGGGCAGCGGATCGATCGACACGCTGCTGGCCCTCCTGCAGGCAGAGGGAGCCAAAATAGAGGAGGAGACGgag AACATGGCGGACTCCTTCCTGGAGGGCGAGTCGGCCCTGGACGTGTTCGTGGACGAGTACCAGAGCAAGAGGAAGCTGGCGCACCTGCGCAGGGTGAAGATCGACAAGCTGCGGGAGATGGTGCTGAAGGGGCACCGGCTGCCCCAGGCGCCCGTGAAGCTGCCCCGGCTCCCCGAGACCCgtgcggcggcggcggccccCGAGAGCACTCCGCCCACCTTCGCGGTGGACACTAGCACCCCCCCTGCCCCCCTGCCCAGGAGAGTGCCCCCTCtgcctcctgtccagcctgtTCCTGCCAGCGTGGCGTCCTCGACTCCACAGGCCGCTCCCCTGCCCTACCCTGCCAGTCCCTACCCCCCCATCCCCCCGAGAGCAGGCCACGCCCTGCCCACTCCCAATCTGCAGCCTGGCTACCCCAATGCCTACATACCTCCGTACGGCCCCCCGCCCATTCCGCAGAGGCCCCCCCCTCACTTGGCACCACAGCCTGGGTTCATCATGCAGTga